The Balneola vulgaris DSM 17893 DNA window GTTCCGCCTACCCTCGATTACCAATTACTTACTCAGTTATTGGATGATTTAGAAATGGGTGTGATAGAAGATGGTACCGCTATCGGTATGGGAATAGCTACGGCAATCAATCGCCTTAAAGACAGCGAGACTAAAAGTAAGGTTATCATTGTACTCACTGATGGGCAAAACAACGCCGGTGAGATTGATCCTGTAACCGCCGCCGACTTAGCCCTGACTTACGATATCAAAATTTATACCATTGGTGCGGGTACACGAGGAACAGCACCCTACCCTATTCAAGACCCAATTTTTGGGCGCCGTTATCAGAATATTGAAGTAAACATTGATGAAGAAATGTTGACTTCCGTGGCGGAGCTTACAGGTGGTAAATACTACCGTGCAACGGATTCAGACGAACTTATGAGGGTATACAACGAAATTGATGAACTCGAAAAATCTAAAGTAGAAGAACTCATCTACACTGACTTCGAAGACCAATACCCTAAATATCTATCTCTGGCATTTGTTTGTTTTCTGCTAGCATTCGGAATTGATCGGTTTATACTTCGGAGCATAGTTAGTTCTTAAATAGGATATGCCTTACCTTTGGGCACCAAATTTTTTGACCATTCGATTTGATCCTATTTCATGAAGAAAACGGCTTTACTCAAGAGAATTTCATCTACTGTCGAGTTCGACACCTTTAAACAACAGCTAAAGAACACCTCTACCCTTTTTGTTAAGGAAAGCGTTGGGTCTATATCTTCATTTTTGATCAATGAGCTAAGCAATGAGTTCAAAAATGTATTGGTCATTACGGATACTGAAGAAAATGAACGCTTTTTAAAAGCAGATTTAGATACGATTTCTAAAGTAAAACACATTCGGTTCCCTGCTACCAACCACAAGCCCTATGATAAAGATCAAATAGTAGACTCGGGTACCCTTGTATTACGTTCTGAGGCTCTCGATTTAGTGAAAGGTAGAGCTAAGAAAATTGTACTCACATCAGCAGCGGCTATATCTGAAAAAGTAGCACCGCCAAATGTACTCGACAAAGTGAGTGTAAATGTAACTAAAGGCGAAAGCATAGACCCTGAGCAACTTAAAGAGCGGTTAGTTGATCAAGGATATAGCCCCACTCGTTTTGTAGATGAACCCGGTGAATTTGCCGTACGTGGTGGAATTTTTGATGTATACCCTTATGCGGGTGAGTACCCAATTCGCCTTGAATTTTTTGGAGACGAACTCGAATCAATCCGTGAATTCGACCCAGACTCTCAACGTTCTATCGCCTTTTTAAATAACGCGCGTTTCATCCCGGATTTAACAAATCTACCAGATTCAGAGAAAGACAGTTTCCTCTCCTATTTCAGTGAAGACACGGCTTTGGTTCTCATTAACCCTGAGCTCATTCGAAATGAAATTGAAACGCAATTTGAGCAGGCTTGCATAGCCTATAACAACCTTGATGATGAGGATGAAGCACATCCTTCTACTCAATTCTTAGATATCTCTCAATTTGACCAAGACCTGTCAAAATTTGAAACCACTATCATATTCGGAGCGGCCACTGGAGTTACAGACCCGTTCAAACTAAGTACGAAGCCGCAACCAGATTTTCATGGTAATTTTGAGTTACTACGTAAAGATATAACTGAACAGACAGAAGCTGGTCGACATGTAGTAATCTGTTGCGATAATGAAGGACAAATTCATCGTTTTGAAGAACTCTTAGGTGAACCTACCGATGAATTCGATTACTCTTTACTGGTTGAGTCATTACATGAAGGGTTCATTTTCCCTTCTGCTAACTTATGCCTGTACACCGATCATCAAATATTTAACCGATACTACCGCCCAAAGGTAAAGCGGCGTAAGCACCAAGGCGGTATCTCTTTCAAAGAACTGAAAGATCTAAACATGGGCGATTATGTAGTTCATGTGGATTATGGTATCGGAAAGTTTTCAGGCTTCAAGAAAATCAAAGTAAAAGAAAGCCATCAAGAGGTTGTAGTACTTCTATATAAAGACGACTCCGTGCTTTATGTGAATGTAAGCAGCTTGCATAAGCTCCAAAAATACTCGGGTAAAGAAGGAACAGCGCCTAGAGTAACCAAACTAGGCTCAGGAGAATGGGCTCGTAAAAAAGCCCAAACTAAGAAGCGTGTGAAGGATATCGCACGTGAACTCATCTTACTTTATGCGAAACGAAAAGCTCAAAAAGCATTCTCATTCGGCGAGGATACCAATTGGCAGGTGGAGATGGAGGCAAACTTTCAGTATGAAGAAACGCCCGATCAAGACGCTGCCATTCAAGCCGTAAAACAAGACATGCAGAGCGAACAACCCATGGATCGCTTAGTGTGTGGAGATGTAGGTTTTGGAAAAACTGAGGTAGCGGTTCGTGCGGCCTTCAAAGCAGTAATGGACCATAAACAAGTGGGGGTTTTAGTGCCCACTACCATCCTTGCTGAGCAGCATGCTAAAACCTTTCAGAAGCGAATGGGTAAATTCCCCGTGAGCATTGAGGTGCTTTCACGGTTCAGAAGTAAAACAGAGCAAACTCAAGTACTGAAGAAACTTGATAAAGGTGAAGTAGATATTCTTATAGGCACTCACCGAATCCTTTCGAAAGATGTAAAGTTCAAAAACCTTGGGCTAATCGTAGTAGATGAGGAACAACGGTTTGGCGTAAGTGCTAAAGAAAAGCTTAAAGAATTTAGAGCTGCTGTTGATGTATTAACGTTAACGGCAACGCCCATCCCACGAACGCTCCAATTTTCTCTTATGGGGGCTCGCGACTTAAGTATCATAAGTACTCCCCCGCCGAACCGTCAACCTGTTTATACTGAAATACACAGCTTCAACGAAGACCTTATTCGTGATGCCATTCTTCAGGAAATGAGCCGAGGTGGACAAGTATTCTTTATTCATAATCGCGTAAAGAATATTGAAGAAGTTGCTGAGATGATACGACGCCTTGTGCCAGACATTCGAGTACGCTTTGGCCACGGACAAATGACAGGCCCTCAGCTGGAAAAAATCATTACCGACTTCTACTCCCATAAGTTTGATGTGCTCGTATCTACCAATATTGTCGAGAACGGAATCGATATTGGGAATGCCAACACCATTATTATCAATCAAGCAGATAACTTTGGTTTAGCTGAATTACATCAGCTTCGTGGACGTGTTGGGCGTTCGAATCGTAAAGCCTTTTGCTACCTCATTACTCGACCTATTGAGACTTTAACCCCCGAGGCGAGAAAACGCCTACTTGCCCTTGAAGAGTTTTCGGATTTAGGCTCTGGATTTAATATCGCTATGCGCGATTTAGATATTCGAGGTGCTGGTGATATCCTCGGCGCCGAACAAAGTGGTTTTATTAACGACATCGGATTTGAGTTATACACCAAGATTCTAAATGACGCAGTCAAAGAACTTAAGGAATCTGAATTCAGCGACATGTTCGAAGGCGTTGAAGTTGATATTGAACTTCCTGAGACACTGGTTGAGTTTGACCAATCAGCCCTACTTCCAAATAACTACATCAGTGATAATGTAGAACGATTGAACTTATATCGTAAGCTTTCACAAGCCAAAGATGAAGCACAGATCGAAGACTGGAAAAAAGAAATTGAAGATCGATTTGGACCGGTTCCTAAAGAAGCGAACTTCTTGATTGAGGCAAGTAAAGTGAAACTGTTTGCTTCGAAATGTTTATTCACTAAAGTGACGATAAGAGCGGGTAGAATTTGGATTGTGTGCCCTAAGGCTGAAGCTAAATTAGCCCCTCATTTCTACGACAATGGCAAGTTCCAGAAAATCTTAAAACATCTTGAAGCACTTAAACCCGAGAAGTTTCAATTGATCCAAAAGAATGATGCTGTTAGGTTTGTGATACATGACATTGAAAACATTTTCGAAGCATCTAAGTTCCTTAAAACCCTTTGGGCCCGTTTAGATTAATGTTGTAATTTTAACATTAAAAAATTTTAATATCTGTCATATTCTTTTAGATTAGTCCTCTATAGAAATAGGATAACTATTCGGGAAAATAAATAAATCTAGGACATGCAAGACTCATCTCAGGCATTACAAGCGTTAGGGGCAATTATACTTTATTCCCTCATCGCTTTAAACTTCAATAAATCTAAACTCAATAACATTGTAATTGATATAGAAGCAGAAAAAGACAAGTCTGCTATTGCATTGGCAAGTACAGTAATTGAAGAAGCTCGGTCAAAAAGCTACGATGAATTAGCACAAGGCATTGACCCTGTAAGTAGCCCATCTGAATTTACTCACCCTTCTAACTTTGGCAATGATGGCTCAGAAAGCTCACGTGCTGATTTCGACGACTTTGATGACTATCACGGGTATTCGTGGGATGAAGAAACTGACAACGGGGATTATGAAGGGTGGATTGAAGTATGCTATATAGCCGACCTTGAGTCGAAAGACACCTGCATTAACACTCAGAGTCGATTTAAAAAAATGATCGTAAATATTAGATACGGTAATATTGATCCTGTTAGGTATAGTATCGACCGCGCTCCTGTTCAACTCGAGTATATCAACTCATACTACCACTAACCTACAGAACTGATTATTATGCAAATTCACGGGCTTTTAACCAGCTTTGTAATAGCTGGCTTTCTTCTAGTTTCAATGGCTACATATACGCTTAATTTTAGCAACCATTCAGCAAGCCAATCATTAGCAAGTTCCACAAAAAACAGATTAGACTTTATCTCTGAGCTACTAGAGTTTGAAATGAAAAAGATTGGCTACACCAAAAATGGGATTATTCAAGATAGTCCGATTGTGTATGCCGATTCTAATCAAATAGTATTTGAAGCCGATATCAACAATGACGGGATAAACGATCAAATTAAATGGCATTATGATCGAAGCTCCCCGGTTACATCTACCGAGAACCCTAAAGACTTCAATCTTTATCGCACTCAAAGAACTTTACCAGATTCAACTGTGATTGAAGAAGCTACCATGCCAGCAAGTGTTACACGGTTAAAGTTTACTTTTTACGATGAAGACC harbors:
- the mfd gene encoding transcription-repair coupling factor; amino-acid sequence: MKKTALLKRISSTVEFDTFKQQLKNTSTLFVKESVGSISSFLINELSNEFKNVLVITDTEENERFLKADLDTISKVKHIRFPATNHKPYDKDQIVDSGTLVLRSEALDLVKGRAKKIVLTSAAAISEKVAPPNVLDKVSVNVTKGESIDPEQLKERLVDQGYSPTRFVDEPGEFAVRGGIFDVYPYAGEYPIRLEFFGDELESIREFDPDSQRSIAFLNNARFIPDLTNLPDSEKDSFLSYFSEDTALVLINPELIRNEIETQFEQACIAYNNLDDEDEAHPSTQFLDISQFDQDLSKFETTIIFGAATGVTDPFKLSTKPQPDFHGNFELLRKDITEQTEAGRHVVICCDNEGQIHRFEELLGEPTDEFDYSLLVESLHEGFIFPSANLCLYTDHQIFNRYYRPKVKRRKHQGGISFKELKDLNMGDYVVHVDYGIGKFSGFKKIKVKESHQEVVVLLYKDDSVLYVNVSSLHKLQKYSGKEGTAPRVTKLGSGEWARKKAQTKKRVKDIARELILLYAKRKAQKAFSFGEDTNWQVEMEANFQYEETPDQDAAIQAVKQDMQSEQPMDRLVCGDVGFGKTEVAVRAAFKAVMDHKQVGVLVPTTILAEQHAKTFQKRMGKFPVSIEVLSRFRSKTEQTQVLKKLDKGEVDILIGTHRILSKDVKFKNLGLIVVDEEQRFGVSAKEKLKEFRAAVDVLTLTATPIPRTLQFSLMGARDLSIISTPPPNRQPVYTEIHSFNEDLIRDAILQEMSRGGQVFFIHNRVKNIEEVAEMIRRLVPDIRVRFGHGQMTGPQLEKIITDFYSHKFDVLVSTNIVENGIDIGNANTIIINQADNFGLAELHQLRGRVGRSNRKAFCYLITRPIETLTPEARKRLLALEEFSDLGSGFNIAMRDLDIRGAGDILGAEQSGFINDIGFELYTKILNDAVKELKESEFSDMFEGVEVDIELPETLVEFDQSALLPNNYISDNVERLNLYRKLSQAKDEAQIEDWKKEIEDRFGPVPKEANFLIEASKVKLFASKCLFTKVTIRAGRIWIVCPKAEAKLAPHFYDNGKFQKILKHLEALKPEKFQLIQKNDAVRFVIHDIENIFEASKFLKTLWARLD
- a CDS encoding vWA domain-containing protein, which codes for MEWANPEWFYALLLLPIFIGVYLFRFFKKRSPSLTFSNLELAKSLPGNWKSHLHWMVALATWTGFALLIVALARPQLKLTTIERNAEGIDIVMVLDISSSMRAEDLQPNRFEAAREVAKEFVGKRVSDRIGLVTFAMKSFTVVPPTLDYQLLTQLLDDLEMGVIEDGTAIGMGIATAINRLKDSETKSKVIIVLTDGQNNAGEIDPVTAADLALTYDIKIYTIGAGTRGTAPYPIQDPIFGRRYQNIEVNIDEEMLTSVAELTGGKYYRATDSDELMRVYNEIDELEKSKVEELIYTDFEDQYPKYLSLAFVCFLLAFGIDRFILRSIVSS